CGCTGTACGCGCTCGACGCTCACGGCGTCGACGAGGCGTGGTTCTGCGGCGCGCGCGGGGTCGTCCTTCGTTACAAGGACGGCGTATGGACCGACGAGTCGCCGAGCATCACCGACGACCTTTACGGCATCCGCGTCGCCGGCGACGACGAGGGCTGGGTCGTGGGCGACAACGGCCGTATATTGAAGAGGTCGAAAGGAGCGTGGGTAGAGGTCACGAGCCCGGTGGAATCCGATTACCGGTGCGCTTTTTTCGTCAGCGACAACGAAGCGTGGTTCGGGGCTTCGGACGGCTTCGCGGTGCACCTTAAGGGCGGCGGCCTCAACAAGACCCGCCTCCCGAGTACGGAGACGATTACCGGCCTTTACTTTAGGTCCGACGGCCGCGGGTTCGCCGTAACCAAGGGCGGCGGCATATACATCTATTCCCCCGCGGCTCGGAATTGGCGCTTGTGGCACAGCCACAATCGACAGCTGTTCGACATCACTTTTTCTTCGGAGGAACGCGGCTGGGTCGTGGGCGCCGTGGGCACCATTCTCAGGCGTTAACGCTCGACGGAAGGAGTGCCGGCGTCGGATATTTCGCGGCCTCCTAACGTCCGTTCGACGCCCGCTTAGGCGCCCGGAGCCATGCGCCAGGTACGCGAGGTATTTTTAATCCTACTCGCGACGTCCATCGTATGGGCGTCATTTATAATCGTTATCGACGGGTACCCGCTCCGGAGCGACGAGGCCGAGTACGGCCTTACGGGCCGACGGCTGGCCGCCGGCCTCGGCCTGACCGACCGCGGCGGCACGTTGTACGTCCACAGCCACCCGCCGCTTTACCCCGTTTTTTTAGGGGCGATTTACGCGCTGGGAGGGGGCGAAGCGGCGGTGCGGTGGGTGCAACTGGCCTTGGCGCTGGTCACGCTGGTCATAGTTTTCGTGACGGCGCGCCGCGTTTACGGCGCGGCGGTCGCGCGGGCCGCTTTGCTCGCGGGCGGCGCGTATCTCCCCACGGCCTTTTACGTTGCGCAATTGTTGTCCGAGGTCCTTTTCACGTTCTTCCTCGTTCTGGGGGTTTACCTTTTAATCGCGGCGTCGGCGCGCGCGCGTCGGGGGTGGTGGCTCGACGGGGCGGCGGGGGTCGCGTTCGGCGTCGCGGGGTTGACGCGCGGCGTCGCGTTGGCGGCCGCTTTCGCGATTGCCGTTTTGTTCTTGGCGAGACGGGGGATATCCGGGCGTCGGCGGTGGGTGTCGGCCGCGGCCTTCGCGGTCGGCGTCGCCGTCGCGGTGTTGCCGTGGAGCGTTTACGTCTACGGCGGGACGGGCAGGCCGGTGCTGGTGGACACCAAGGGGGCGGGGATTTTGTACCTCGGCAACAGCCCCGGCACGCCGATGCACCACGCCTGGGACATCATCGACGGGACGGCGGGATACATCGTCCCGCCGGAACGCCCCGGCCCGGGTAGCGTTTACGACCCTACTCGGGTATTCGGCGGCGCGGCGTTGAAGTATATGGCCGCTCACCCCCTCCAGACGTCCCTACGTTTTGTGTCGAAATTCGCCGATATGTGGGAGGTGGAGCGGCTTTTCGTCGGCTCCTGGCGCCAGGGTTTCCTACCGAACGCGCCGGCGCCCTGGGTATATATCTTTATCGTCGCCGAGGTGGCGGCCTCGGCCGCGGCGCTCGCGTTGTTTTGGTTTACCATGCTTTTGACGGGGAAGAGCCTTTGGCGCGGCCTTACGCTCGCGGTGGTCCTGGGTACCGCGGTCGCGTACGCGGTCACGATCGCGCATTCCCGGTATAATTACCCCCTGATGGTGCTCGGCATGCCCGCGATCGGCTACTTCTTCGTCTACGTCTTACCCCGGTGGAGGGCGCGGGCGATTCCCCGCCGTCGCCTCCTTCTGGCCGGCGTCCCGGTGGCGGCTTTAGGCCTCATCTGGGCGAGGATGGTCTGGTTGTTCGTAACGCGGGGTAGCTGACGGCCCTTGGGCCGGCGGCGATAGTACGGTGCCGATGGAGATGACAACCCCTCGGGCGAAAAAAGAGCCGCACCCCTTAGGCCGCACGTGGCGGTTCGCGTTGCTCGTCCTGTGCGTGACGGCTTTCGTATGGGGGTCGTTCATCGTCGTTGTCGGGGAAATCAAACCCGCGAGCGACCAGCGCGAGTACTACTCGGCCGCGATGAGGTTTGCGAAGGGGCTCGGCCTCACTCACCCCGGCGGCGAACTGTACGTGCACACCCACCCGCCGCTGTACGCGCTGTTCCTGGGCGCGGTCTACCGCGCCGGCGGCGGCAACGTTACGGCGAAGTTCGTCCAGCTCGCGTTGGCCCTCGCGACGCTGGTGCTGGTCTTCTTGACGGCGCGGGCCGCGTTCGGCGCCGGCGCGGCCAAGGCGACGCTCGTCGCGGGCGCGGCGTACCTGCCTACGGCCTTCTACGCCACGCAGCTCCTCTCCGAGATACTGTTCACGTTCTTCCTCGTGTCGGCGGCGTACGTTTTGTACGCGACGATGAAAAACGCCGGCGCCGGCCTTTGGCGCTACGCGGCTACGGG
This sequence is a window from bacterium. Protein-coding genes within it:
- a CDS encoding glycosyltransferase family 39 protein, whose translation is MRQVREVFLILLATSIVWASFIIVIDGYPLRSDEAEYGLTGRRLAAGLGLTDRGGTLYVHSHPPLYPVFLGAIYALGGGEAAVRWVQLALALVTLVIVFVTARRVYGAAVARAALLAGGAYLPTAFYVAQLLSEVLFTFFLVLGVYLLIAASARARRGWWLDGAAGVAFGVAGLTRGVALAAAFAIAVLFLARRGISGRRRWVSAAAFAVGVAVAVLPWSVYVYGGTGRPVLVDTKGAGILYLGNSPGTPMHHAWDIIDGTAGYIVPPERPGPGSVYDPTRVFGGAALKYMAAHPLQTSLRFVSKFADMWEVERLFVGSWRQGFLPNAPAPWVYIFIVAEVAASAAALALFWFTMLLTGKSLWRGLTLAVVLGTAVAYAVTIAHSRYNYPLMVLGMPAIGYFFVYVLPRWRARAIPRRRLLLAGVPVAALGLIWARMVWLFVTRGS